A genomic segment from Desulfovibrio sp. encodes:
- a CDS encoding rhodanese-like domain-containing protein: MGETITPQELQALLDSKSATVCDVRREVDYQADPRTIAGAEWHNPEAVDAWAGQLPKDRPVAIYCVRGGSVSKSVHAALTAKGFDVSYLEGGLAAWDAAGK, encoded by the coding sequence ATGGGTGAAACAATTACTCCGCAGGAACTTCAGGCGCTGCTGGACAGCAAATCCGCAACGGTATGCGATGTGCGCCGCGAGGTGGACTATCAGGCAGACCCGCGAACCATTGCCGGGGCAGAGTGGCATAATCCTGAAGCTGTGGATGCGTGGGCCGGGCAGCTGCCAAAAGACAGACCAGTTGCCATCTATTGTGTGCGCGGGGGCTCGGTGAGCAAGTCGGTGCATGCCGCGTTGACCGCCAAAGGATTTGACGTGAGTTACCTTGAAGGCGGCCTTGCTGCCTGGGATGCCGCCGGTAAATAG
- the chrA gene encoding chromate efflux transporter, translating to MSENDPTPQVSLRDAFLYWFKLGFINFGGPAGQIAMMHKNLVDGRAWISEKVFLRALNFCMLLPGPEAHQLAVYIGWRLNGYWGGTIAGICFLLPSVFLMLFLSWLAAAKGQVPLVAGIFHGIAAAVVAIVVEALIRLSKKSLRHPALYAFAGGSFVLGQFFGVSFPAIVLLAGVAGVILGRLRPDIFCQKKPGTNECMVEGPESFTNLPRLSHLFRVVGIFVLIWLAVIVPVFAWRGMGDILSQISIFFSKAPFVTFGGAYAVLAYIIEHAVNLGWLTEKEMLLGLGLAETTPGPLIMVTQFVGFITAWNQPGNLTPLTAGIVGGLLTTFTTFLPSFMFIFAGAPYIEAITANKKLNAALTGISGAVVGVVLKIGVFFAVNTFFPATGFDAFAVVIALVSLVALVRFKLSMHALVSLSGLAGLLWQFV from the coding sequence ATGAGCGAAAACGACCCCACGCCTCAGGTCTCATTGCGGGACGCATTTCTGTACTGGTTCAAGCTGGGGTTCATCAATTTTGGCGGCCCGGCAGGGCAGATCGCCATGATGCACAAAAATCTGGTGGACGGCAGGGCCTGGATCAGCGAAAAAGTTTTTTTGCGGGCGCTCAACTTCTGCATGCTTTTGCCGGGGCCAGAGGCGCACCAGCTGGCTGTGTACATAGGCTGGCGGCTCAACGGATACTGGGGCGGAACCATTGCCGGGATATGCTTTTTGCTGCCCTCGGTGTTCCTGATGCTCTTTCTCTCGTGGCTGGCCGCCGCCAAGGGGCAGGTACCTCTTGTGGCCGGAATTTTTCACGGCATTGCCGCCGCAGTGGTTGCCATTGTCGTTGAAGCGCTCATACGGCTTTCAAAAAAATCGCTCAGGCACCCGGCCCTGTATGCGTTTGCGGGCGGCTCGTTTGTGCTGGGGCAGTTTTTTGGCGTGTCGTTCCCCGCCATTGTTTTGCTGGCCGGTGTGGCCGGTGTGATTCTTGGCAGGCTGCGTCCAGACATTTTTTGTCAGAAAAAGCCGGGCACAAACGAATGTATGGTTGAAGGGCCGGAATCGTTTACCAACCTGCCTCGGCTGTCGCATCTTTTCCGTGTAGTTGGCATTTTTGTGCTGATCTGGCTGGCAGTGATCGTGCCGGTATTTGCCTGGCGGGGCATGGGCGACATTCTCTCCCAGATATCTATCTTTTTCAGCAAGGCCCCCTTTGTGACTTTTGGCGGGGCATACGCGGTGCTTGCCTACATTATTGAGCATGCGGTGAACCTTGGCTGGCTGACCGAAAAAGAAATGCTGTTGGGCCTTGGCCTGGCAGAGACAACTCCCGGCCCGCTGATCATGGTAACGCAGTTTGTGGGCTTCATCACCGCCTGGAACCAGCCGGGCAACCTCACGCCGCTAACAGCAGGTATTGTGGGCGGTCTGCTCACCACTTTTACCACCTTTTTGCCCAGCTTCATGTTCATTTTTGCCGGTGCGCCCTACATAGAGGCCATTACCGCCAACAAAAAGCTCAACGCAGCGCTTACGGGCATATCTGGCGCAGTGGTGGGCGTGGTACTCAAGATTGGTGTGTTTTTTGCGGTGAACACGTTTTTTCCCGCCACAGGTTTTGACGCCTTTGCCGTGGTGATTGCGCTTGTTTCGCTGGTGGCTCTGGTGCGCTTCAAGCTTTCCATGCACGCTCTGGTGAGCCTGAGTGGGCTGGCTGGCCTGTTGTGGCAATTTGTCTGA
- a CDS encoding MFS transporter, whose translation MKDFNNLCTVAFLARFSYALTKNPMLPLFALFLGAAPEAVGLAVGVSTVTGILFKLPAGALSDVVGRRRTMLAGLIVFGLIPLAYFFIDSYQSLIVVRFLHGLATAIYGPVAMAVVAEVAGSRRGELLSWFSSVGIIGTLLGAPIGGLVLDASTGGGPVLWQFRMVFALSAVSGMAALLLGLKTLGHDAPSEPERATGSGLQRFRQGIGQVLSDRRLVTASAVEGVQRLGMGALEAFLPIYAVTAVGLSEFQAGLLWGVQIFVTMLSKPLLGRMSDARGRRGLIVVGLLLCGGALASIPFLHDFFPLLAACLVFGMGEALVTSSSAALVADMCRDQRFGSAMGAFGTIFDVGHASGSICAGLLIGWAGYQVSFPLLAVFVFLAIPVFLRNVPEPD comes from the coding sequence ATGAAGGATTTCAACAATCTGTGCACGGTGGCATTTCTTGCCCGCTTTTCGTATGCCCTCACCAAGAATCCCATGCTGCCGCTCTTTGCTCTTTTTTTGGGGGCCGCGCCTGAGGCAGTGGGGCTGGCAGTGGGGGTTTCTACTGTTACGGGCATATTGTTCAAGCTTCCCGCTGGCGCACTTTCAGACGTGGTGGGCAGAAGGCGCACCATGCTGGCGGGGCTGATAGTGTTTGGGCTCATACCCCTTGCCTATTTTTTTATTGATTCATACCAATCGCTTATTGTTGTGCGCTTTTTGCACGGCCTTGCGACCGCCATTTATGGCCCTGTGGCCATGGCCGTGGTGGCCGAAGTGGCTGGCTCGCGCCGTGGTGAGCTGCTTTCGTGGTTTTCGTCGGTGGGGATTATTGGAACCTTGCTGGGCGCACCCATTGGCGGTTTGGTGCTCGATGCGAGTACTGGCGGCGGGCCGGTGCTGTGGCAGTTTCGTATGGTTTTTGCCCTCAGTGCCGTTTCTGGCATGGCAGCCCTGCTACTGGGCCTTAAAACCTTGGGGCACGATGCACCGTCTGAACCGGAGCGGGCGACAGGCTCTGGTCTGCAGCGCTTTCGCCAGGGAATTGGCCAGGTGCTTTCTGACCGGCGGCTGGTTACGGCTTCTGCTGTTGAGGGGGTGCAACGCCTTGGCATGGGAGCTCTTGAGGCCTTTTTGCCCATCTATGCGGTGACGGCGGTGGGTTTGTCGGAATTTCAGGCTGGTCTGCTGTGGGGTGTGCAGATATTTGTAACCATGCTCAGCAAACCCCTGCTGGGCAGGATGTCGGACGCACGCGGCAGGCGCGGGCTTATTGTTGTGGGTTTGCTGCTGTGCGGCGGGGCACTTGCATCCATACCCTTTCTGCATGACTTTTTCCCCCTGCTGGCTGCCTGTCTTGTATTCGGCATGGGTGAGGCTCTGGTTACATCTTCTTCTGCCGCTCTGGTAGCAGATATGTGCCGTGACCAGCGGTTTGGTTCGGCCATGGGTGCGTTTGGAACAATCTTTGATGTCGGACACGCATCAGGTTCAATCTGCGCGGGCCTGCTCATTGGCTGGGCCGGGTATCAGGTGAGTTTTCCCCTTCTGGCTGTATTTGTTTTTTTGGCAATCCCCGTATTCTTACGCAATGTGCCAGAACCGGATTGA
- a CDS encoding DUF2148 domain-containing protein: protein MKDTAIHVAQLMAASARTAPKAGGKDFLEIGVIHDDEELHKIAQTMKAHAPKSTNEAFWLRDADNIEKCQALLLVGLKNCACGGYDCGACGYPTCAEFMIKRQLDETEMGYSGPFCALRMMDVGAALVAAAKTASLLNLDNRIQQRVGAAAKHLGLIDAEVVMGIPVGFYGKSIFFDRSAPKH from the coding sequence GCCCCCAAGGCTGGCGGCAAGGATTTTCTGGAGATCGGCGTTATTCATGACGATGAGGAGCTGCACAAGATCGCCCAGACCATGAAGGCTCATGCGCCCAAAAGCACCAACGAGGCCTTTTGGCTGCGCGATGCCGACAATATAGAAAAATGCCAGGCGCTCTTGCTCGTGGGGCTGAAAAACTGTGCCTGCGGCGGCTATGACTGCGGCGCATGTGGTTACCCCACCTGTGCGGAATTTATGATCAAAAGGCAACTGGATGAGACAGAAATGGGTTACTCCGGCCCCTTCTGCGCCCTGCGCATGATGGACGTGGGTGCGGCTCTGGTTGCAGCGGCCAAAACTGCCAGTCTGCTTAATCTTGATAACCGTATACAGCAGCGGGTAGGTGCAGCGGCAAAACACTTGGGCCTTATTGATGCAGAGGTCGTCATGGGCATCCCTGTGGGCTTTTACGGAAAATCCATTTTTTTTGACCGATCTGCGCCCAAGCATTAG